From the Musa acuminata AAA Group cultivar baxijiao chromosome BXJ1-2, Cavendish_Baxijiao_AAA, whole genome shotgun sequence genome, one window contains:
- the LOC103976730 gene encoding ribulose-phosphate 3-epimerase, chloroplastic isoform X1: MIASATAASSSSLAIAIPHSGRLRKSSLLLSRTNIAVRRNFPSVVKASARVDKYSKSDIIVSPSILSANFSKLGEQVKAVDVAGCDWIHVDVMDGRFVPNITIGPLVVDALRPVTDLPLDVHLMIVEPEQRVPDFIKAGADIVSVHCEQSSTIHLHRTIDQVKSLGAKAGVVLNPATPLSAIEYVLDVVDLVLIMSVNPGFGGQSFIESQVKKISDLRRLCAEKGVNPWIEVDGGVGPSNAYKVIEAGANAIVAGSAVFGAKDYAEAIRGIKTSKRPLAVAA, from the exons ATGATCGCCTCAGCGACCGCCGCCTCTTCGTCGTCGCTGGCGATTGCCATCCCCCACAGCGGTCGACTTCGGAAATCCTCCCTCCTCCTGTCTCGCACCAATATCGCCGTCag AAGGAATTTCCCAAGTGTGGTGAAGGCATCAGCTCGCGTCGATAAATACTCTAAGAGTGACATAATTGTTTCACCATCCATTCTCTCTGCTAACTTTTCCAAGTTAGGCGAGCAG GTTAAAGCTGTCGACGTGGCAGGGTGTGACTGGATTCATGTTGATGTAATGGATGGACGCTTTGTGCCAAATATCACAATAGGACCTTTAGTTGTTGATGCCTTGCGCCCCGTGACTGATCTTCCATTGGATGTGCATTTG ATGATCGTAGAACCTGAGCAGCGGGTTCCAGATTTTATCAAGGCAGGTGCAGACATTGTCAGTGTTCATTGCGAACAGTCGTCTACCATTCACTTGCATCGGACAATTGATCAG GTAAAGAGTCTGGGAGCAAAAGCTGGAGTTGTTTTAAACCCTGCAACCCCATTAAGTGCCATAGAGTATGTGCTGGATG TGGTGGATCTTGTCTTAATTATGTCAGTCAATCCTGGGTTTGGTGGCCAGAGTTTTATTGAAAGTCAGGTGAAGAAAATTTCAGATTTGAGGAGGTTATGCGCTGAAAAG GGTGTGAATCCATGGATTGAAGTGGATGGTGGTGTTGGTCCTTCAAATGCATATAAG GTTATTGAAGCTGGCGCTAATGCTATAGTTGCAGGTTCTGCAGTCTTTGGTGCCAAAGATTATGCAGAAG CAATAAGAGGCATAAAGACTAGCAAAAGGCCTTTGGCAGTTGCAGCATAA
- the LOC103976732 gene encoding GRF1-interacting factor 3, with the protein MQQPVHPMTPMAPILTANITTEEIQKYLDENKQLILAILENQNLGKLAECAQYQAQLQRNLLYLAAIADAQPQAHAVRPPMMPQGGHFMQQAPVFPPRVPLQFPQQRPEQHLHHHQVQAMPFPVQMDMRTGAMNDMHPLPPSHAATLRQPHDGQGSKQDASAADLGAREPEQSHAKRPEDLKTP; encoded by the exons ATGCAGCAACCAGTGCATCCCATGACCCCAATGGCTCCGATCCTCACCGCCAACATCACCACCGAAGAGATTCAGAAG TATCTGGATGAGAACAAGCAGCTGATTTTGGCTATTTTGGAAAACCAGAATTTGGGGAAGTTAGCTGAATGTGCTCA GTATCAAGCCCAGCTTCAAAGGAATCTCCTGTATCTAGCTGCAATTGCAGACGCACAACCACAGGCACATGCTGTTCGTCCTCCG ATGATGCCACAGGGAGGTCATTTCATGCAACAGGCGCCAGTTTTCCCACCCAGAGTTCCACTGCAGTTCCCACAGCAAAGGCCGGAGCAGCATCTGCACCACCACCAAGTCCAAGCAATGCCTTTCCCGGTCCAAATGGACATGAGGACGGGAGCCATGAACGACATGCACCCCCTGCCACCCTCTCATGCTGCTACCCTTCGGCAGCCTCACGATGGACAGGGAAGCAAGCAAGACGCCTCCGCGGCCGACCTAGGAGCCAGGGAACCAGAACAGAGCCATGCGAAGAGGCCCGAAGACTTGAAGACGCCATGA
- the LOC135610632 gene encoding vacuolar protein sorting-associated protein 27-like isoform X3 has translation MAETPPPFQESSRCDVCNCSFTTFRRRHHCRCCGRTLCHEHSSNYMALPQFGIYSDVRVCSDCLNNSPRSQKDDTQALANSSDVGADSISRLTLHENTDLVAKATSGESIVGVPECKCGMPLCICVTPTPEPAPMQMQGTTMLNIQSNPKPRKTSSSQQPAESISRKHAATSSSKPSSFFNLGQASNNAVDEACANYDVSGEGLREAIKNSDSTAVRELLSKGVDPNYCDKQGLTLLHLAAVFNQTDIAFILMDHGASTESKNAQGETPLDCAPTMLQYKMRNKAEELAGTAQAI, from the exons ATGGCGGAAACGCCGCCGCCCTTCCAGGAATCCTCCCGCTGCGACGTCTGCAACTGTAGCTTCACCACCTTCCGCCGCCGG CATCATTGTCGATGTTGTGGCAGGACACTCTGTCATGAACATTCATCAAACTACATG GCTTTACCGCAATTTGGCATATACTCTGACGTCAGAGTCTGCTCCGACTGTTTAAACAATTCCCCTCG GTCTCAAAAAGATGATACACAGGCTTTGGCAAATTCCTCTGATGTTGGAGCAGACTCAATTTCAAGATTGACACTGcatgaaaacactgatttagtGGCTAAAGCAACTTCAGGTGAATCCATAGTAGGTGTTCCTGAGTGCAAGTGTGGGATGCCTTTGTGCATATGTGTAACTCCAACACCAGAACCAGCTCCCATGCAG ATGCAGGGCACTACCATGTTAAACATACAGTCCAACCCAAAACCAAGGAAGACTAGTAGCAGCCAGCAACCGGCAGAATCCATTTCAAGGAAGCATGCTGCTACTTCATCCAGCAAGCCAAG CTCATTTTTCAACCTTGGTCAAGCGAGCAACAATGCCGTAGATGAGGCTTGTGCAAATTATGATGTCAGCGGAGAG GGCTTAAGAGAAGCAATTAAGAACAGTGATTCTACAGCCGTCAGAGAACTTCTTAGTAAG GGGGTGGATCCAAACTACTGTGACAAGCAAGGCTTGACATTGCTACATCTT GCTGCAGTTTTTAATCAGACTGACATAGCTTTCATTCTCATGGATCATGGAGCGAGTACAGAGTCCAAAAATGCTCAAG GTGAAACACCTTTGGATTGTGCGCCCACCATGTTGCAGTACAAGATGCGCAATAAGGCAGAAGAACTCGCAGGCACTGCACAAGCAATTTAA
- the LOC135610632 gene encoding uncharacterized protein LOC135610632 isoform X1, with amino-acid sequence MHLICVDRRILHRSASLVSPSLSIADFTFCPWNFSAFRIRGADRRSDPWRKRRRPSRNPPAATSATVASPPSAAGSQKDDTQALANSSDVGADSISRLTLHENTDLVAKATSGESIVGVPECKCGMPLCICVTPTPEPAPMQMQGTTMLNIQSNPKPRKTSSSQQPAESISRKHAATSSSKPSSFFNLGQASNNAVDEACANYDVSGEGLREAIKNSDSTAVRELLSKGVDPNYCDKQGLTLLHLAAVFNQTDIAFILMDHGASTESKNAQGETPLDCAPTMLQYKMRNKAEELAGTAQAI; translated from the exons ATGCATCTTATATGCGTCGACCGTCGCATACTGCATCGTTCTGCCTCTCttgtctctccctctctctcgatTGCGGATTTCACCTTTTGCCCTTGGAACTTCTCCGCGTTTAGGATCCGAGGAGCAGATCGGAGATCGGATCCATGGCGGAAACGCCGCCGCCCTTCCAGGAATCCTCCCGCTGCGACGTCTGCAACTGTAGCTTCACCACCTTCCGCCGCCGG GTCTCAAAAAGATGATACACAGGCTTTGGCAAATTCCTCTGATGTTGGAGCAGACTCAATTTCAAGATTGACACTGcatgaaaacactgatttagtGGCTAAAGCAACTTCAGGTGAATCCATAGTAGGTGTTCCTGAGTGCAAGTGTGGGATGCCTTTGTGCATATGTGTAACTCCAACACCAGAACCAGCTCCCATGCAG ATGCAGGGCACTACCATGTTAAACATACAGTCCAACCCAAAACCAAGGAAGACTAGTAGCAGCCAGCAACCGGCAGAATCCATTTCAAGGAAGCATGCTGCTACTTCATCCAGCAAGCCAAG CTCATTTTTCAACCTTGGTCAAGCGAGCAACAATGCCGTAGATGAGGCTTGTGCAAATTATGATGTCAGCGGAGAG GGCTTAAGAGAAGCAATTAAGAACAGTGATTCTACAGCCGTCAGAGAACTTCTTAGTAAG GGGGTGGATCCAAACTACTGTGACAAGCAAGGCTTGACATTGCTACATCTT GCTGCAGTTTTTAATCAGACTGACATAGCTTTCATTCTCATGGATCATGGAGCGAGTACAGAGTCCAAAAATGCTCAAG GTGAAACACCTTTGGATTGTGCGCCCACCATGTTGCAGTACAAGATGCGCAATAAGGCAGAAGAACTCGCAGGCACTGCACAAGCAATTTAA
- the LOC135610632 gene encoding uncharacterized protein LOC135610632 isoform X2: protein MHLICVDRRILHRSASLVSPSLSIADFTFCPWNFSAFRIRGADRRSDPWRKRRRPSRNPPAATSATVASPPSAAGSQKDDTQALANSSDVGADSISRLTLHENTDLVAKATSGESIVGVPECKCGMPLCICVTPTPEPAPMQGTTMLNIQSNPKPRKTSSSQQPAESISRKHAATSSSKPSSFFNLGQASNNAVDEACANYDVSGEGLREAIKNSDSTAVRELLSKGVDPNYCDKQGLTLLHLAAVFNQTDIAFILMDHGASTESKNAQGETPLDCAPTMLQYKMRNKAEELAGTAQAI, encoded by the exons ATGCATCTTATATGCGTCGACCGTCGCATACTGCATCGTTCTGCCTCTCttgtctctccctctctctcgatTGCGGATTTCACCTTTTGCCCTTGGAACTTCTCCGCGTTTAGGATCCGAGGAGCAGATCGGAGATCGGATCCATGGCGGAAACGCCGCCGCCCTTCCAGGAATCCTCCCGCTGCGACGTCTGCAACTGTAGCTTCACCACCTTCCGCCGCCGG GTCTCAAAAAGATGATACACAGGCTTTGGCAAATTCCTCTGATGTTGGAGCAGACTCAATTTCAAGATTGACACTGcatgaaaacactgatttagtGGCTAAAGCAACTTCAGGTGAATCCATAGTAGGTGTTCCTGAGTGCAAGTGTGGGATGCCTTTGTGCATATGTGTAACTCCAACACCAGAACCAGCTCCCATGCAG GGCACTACCATGTTAAACATACAGTCCAACCCAAAACCAAGGAAGACTAGTAGCAGCCAGCAACCGGCAGAATCCATTTCAAGGAAGCATGCTGCTACTTCATCCAGCAAGCCAAG CTCATTTTTCAACCTTGGTCAAGCGAGCAACAATGCCGTAGATGAGGCTTGTGCAAATTATGATGTCAGCGGAGAG GGCTTAAGAGAAGCAATTAAGAACAGTGATTCTACAGCCGTCAGAGAACTTCTTAGTAAG GGGGTGGATCCAAACTACTGTGACAAGCAAGGCTTGACATTGCTACATCTT GCTGCAGTTTTTAATCAGACTGACATAGCTTTCATTCTCATGGATCATGGAGCGAGTACAGAGTCCAAAAATGCTCAAG GTGAAACACCTTTGGATTGTGCGCCCACCATGTTGCAGTACAAGATGCGCAATAAGGCAGAAGAACTCGCAGGCACTGCACAAGCAATTTAA
- the LOC135610643 gene encoding late embryogenesis abundant protein D-29-like — protein MAVDTSSKLSRSVLMLLLLLSVLLVATSATTEHEAEEKGREGGEPSESWTAWAKDKISGGFGLKKNQEDEEEEEEDATRKVEEAATTGRERGQEMIHDKAGKAKEAAETSTEKLQEIASEIGSEAAEKMGKAKEAAAEKAAKAKEAAGKTAKEAAAEAKEKGAKAKEEAVKTAEEAAAKARESATGATEKAKEKAKETVDAAKEKVEAAKEYVMGGGAERHEEEL, from the exons ATGGCCGTGGACACGAGCAGTAAGCTTTCTCGCAGCGTCCTGATGCTTCTTCTGCTGCTCTCTGTGCTTCTTGTAGCAACATCAGCAACAACGGAACATGAagcagaggagaagggaagggaaggggggGAGCCGTCGGAGTCGTGGACTGCCTGGGCTAAGGATAAGATATCCGGTGGTTTTGGTCTCAAGAAGAACcaggaagacgaggaggaggaggaggaggacgcaaCGAGGAAGGTCGAAGAGGCTGCGACGACAGGTCGGGAACGAGGCCAAGAGATGATTCATG ACAAGGCAGGGAAGGCCAAGGAAGCAGCTGAGACGAGCACAGAAAAGCTGCAGGAGATCGCCTCAG AGATCGGAAGCGAGGCGGCGGAGAAGATGGGCAAAGCAAAAGAGGCTGCCGCGGAGAAGGCAGCGAAGGCAAAGGAAGCGGCGGGGAAGACAGCAAAAGAGGCAGCGGCCGAGGCCAAAGAGAAGGGGGCCAAGGCGAAAGAGGAGGCGGTGAAGACAGCGGAAGAGGCGGCGGCCAAGGCGAGGGAGTCTGCCACGGGCGCGACGGAGAAGGCAAAAGAGAAGGCGAAGGAAACGGTGGACGCGGCAAAGGAGAAGGTCGAGGCGGCCAAGGAGTACGTCATGGGCGGCGGGGCTGAGAGACACGAAGAAGAGCTGTAA
- the LOC103976730 gene encoding ribulose-phosphate 3-epimerase, chloroplastic isoform X2, which produces MIASATAASSSSLAIAIPHSGRLRKSSLLLSRTNIAVRRNFPSVVKASARVDKYSKSDIIVSPSILSANFSKLGEQVKAVDVAGCDWIHVDVMDGRFVPNITIGPLVVDALRPVTDLPLDVHLMIVEPEQRVPDFIKAGADIVSVHCEQSSTIHLHRTIDQVKSLGAKAGVVLNPATPLSAIEYVLDVVDLVLIMSVNPGFGGQSFIESQVKKISDLRRLCAEKGVNPWIEVDGGVGPSNAYKSRVVMIGS; this is translated from the exons ATGATCGCCTCAGCGACCGCCGCCTCTTCGTCGTCGCTGGCGATTGCCATCCCCCACAGCGGTCGACTTCGGAAATCCTCCCTCCTCCTGTCTCGCACCAATATCGCCGTCag AAGGAATTTCCCAAGTGTGGTGAAGGCATCAGCTCGCGTCGATAAATACTCTAAGAGTGACATAATTGTTTCACCATCCATTCTCTCTGCTAACTTTTCCAAGTTAGGCGAGCAG GTTAAAGCTGTCGACGTGGCAGGGTGTGACTGGATTCATGTTGATGTAATGGATGGACGCTTTGTGCCAAATATCACAATAGGACCTTTAGTTGTTGATGCCTTGCGCCCCGTGACTGATCTTCCATTGGATGTGCATTTG ATGATCGTAGAACCTGAGCAGCGGGTTCCAGATTTTATCAAGGCAGGTGCAGACATTGTCAGTGTTCATTGCGAACAGTCGTCTACCATTCACTTGCATCGGACAATTGATCAG GTAAAGAGTCTGGGAGCAAAAGCTGGAGTTGTTTTAAACCCTGCAACCCCATTAAGTGCCATAGAGTATGTGCTGGATG TGGTGGATCTTGTCTTAATTATGTCAGTCAATCCTGGGTTTGGTGGCCAGAGTTTTATTGAAAGTCAGGTGAAGAAAATTTCAGATTTGAGGAGGTTATGCGCTGAAAAG GGTGTGAATCCATGGATTGAAGTGGATGGTGGTGTTGGTCCTTCAAATGCATATAAG TCCAGGGTGGTAATGATAGGCAGTTGA